The following coding sequences lie in one Methanorbis furvi genomic window:
- the amrS gene encoding AmmeMemoRadiSam system radical SAM enzyme — protein sequence MHKAYLSRPVSDDAVICTACQRQCLIAEGEQGFCGVRENVDGVLYSRNYGHLTAAGLDPIEKKPLYHYLPGTQTFSVSSYGCNFTCSHCQNFTLSQVRELPATYVSPEQLVEEATATSAKSISFTYNEPTITCEYVLDTLRLAGPAGLGSAFITNGYLSEEALRELAALHLGAIRVDLKAFTDEFYQKVCGARLPPVLDTILLAKELGLHLELVTLVIPGYNDSSEEIDSMLEWEVENLGLAVPHHFTRFTPMYRMNRETPTPKETLDRIFLQAKDHGLYYPYIGNIMHAAGSQTLCPECGELLILRAGYVAKIPGIIDGCCRKCGRPFEGIM from the coding sequence ATGCATAAGGCGTATCTCTCCCGACCAGTCAGTGATGATGCGGTTATCTGTACTGCGTGTCAGCGTCAGTGCCTGATTGCAGAAGGTGAGCAGGGATTTTGCGGGGTGCGGGAAAATGTCGACGGAGTATTGTACTCAAGAAACTATGGTCATCTGACGGCTGCTGGCCTTGACCCGATCGAAAAAAAGCCTCTTTATCATTATCTTCCGGGAACACAGACGTTTTCTGTGAGCAGTTATGGCTGTAACTTCACCTGCAGCCACTGCCAGAATTTTACGCTCTCGCAGGTGCGGGAGCTGCCGGCGACGTACGTTTCGCCGGAACAGCTGGTTGAAGAGGCGACGGCAACTTCAGCAAAAAGCATCTCGTTTACCTACAACGAGCCGACGATCACCTGCGAGTACGTGCTGGATACGCTGCGGCTTGCAGGACCGGCAGGCCTTGGCTCGGCATTTATCACAAACGGATACCTCAGCGAGGAGGCGCTCCGCGAGCTTGCCGCTCTGCATCTTGGCGCGATTCGTGTGGACCTGAAGGCTTTCACTGATGAATTTTATCAAAAAGTCTGCGGGGCACGATTACCTCCGGTGCTGGATACGATTCTCCTTGCAAAGGAGCTTGGTCTTCATCTGGAGCTGGTGACGCTGGTGATTCCCGGTTACAATGACAGTTCTGAAGAGATCGATTCGATGCTTGAGTGGGAGGTGGAGAATCTCGGACTCGCGGTTCCCCATCACTTCACGCGGTTTACTCCGATGTACCGGATGAATCGCGAGACACCTACACCAAAAGAGACGCTGGACCGGATCTTTTTGCAGGCAAAAGATCACGGCCTCTACTATCCCTACATCGGCAACATCATGCATGCCGCGGGATCACAGACGCTGTGTCCTGAGTGCGGGGAACTGCTGATTCTTCGGGCAGGCTATGTTGCAAAAATTCCGGGAATTATTGACGGATGTTGCCGGAAATGCGGGAGACCGTTTGAGGGGATTATGTGA
- a CDS encoding ABC transporter substrate-binding protein: protein MKKYSLLFFCCIAAVAVICSAGCVTTDVPAGAVVVNQTNGEPFTLAHEAERIVLMNSNAAEMLYVMGAAGKVVGVSQSIYDHAELGPLFPNAVSVGKWDVPDIETISSLSPDVVIAFSTSRPLNADAIEAGGIPICYIDCYKPTTMAADVEALGVLTGNSDKAAEFVSFYEGVMDSVKNRTAPVSFSPSVYCEGYTDYSGQAKGSGMDMLIEFAGGRNVLTQEMGATSPKVSPEWLVAENPDVMIKILSVKNMESAEDQYAGFTGRYGFANLDAVSEDRTYMIRNDIAYGPRTFAGAVAVAKMLHPEAASDLSVRAVLDEYNARFGLNVSAGQVVYPASPKI from the coding sequence ATGAAAAAATATTCTCTTCTCTTTTTCTGCTGCATTGCGGCAGTGGCAGTGATCTGTTCAGCAGGTTGTGTAACAACTGATGTGCCCGCGGGTGCAGTGGTGGTGAATCAGACGAACGGCGAGCCGTTCACGCTTGCTCATGAGGCTGAGCGGATTGTTCTGATGAACTCAAATGCTGCTGAGATGCTGTATGTGATGGGGGCTGCAGGCAAAGTGGTTGGTGTGTCCCAGTCGATTTATGATCATGCTGAGCTTGGGCCGCTGTTTCCGAATGCGGTCAGTGTCGGTAAGTGGGATGTACCGGATATTGAGACGATCAGTTCTCTGTCACCTGATGTGGTGATTGCATTTTCTACTTCCAGGCCGCTGAATGCTGATGCGATTGAGGCAGGAGGTATTCCTATCTGCTATATTGACTGTTACAAGCCGACGACGATGGCAGCTGATGTTGAGGCGCTTGGTGTTCTGACCGGCAACTCAGACAAAGCCGCAGAGTTTGTTTCCTTCTATGAGGGTGTGATGGACTCGGTGAAAAACAGAACAGCACCAGTTTCGTTTTCACCGTCGGTCTACTGCGAGGGGTACACGGACTACTCAGGTCAGGCGAAAGGGTCAGGGATGGATATGCTGATAGAGTTTGCCGGCGGCAGAAATGTGCTCACGCAGGAGATGGGCGCAACGTCTCCGAAGGTTTCGCCTGAGTGGCTGGTTGCGGAAAATCCTGATGTGATGATCAAGATTCTCTCGGTGAAGAATATGGAAAGTGCAGAGGATCAGTATGCCGGATTTACCGGACGATATGGTTTTGCCAATCTGGACGCAGTTTCAGAGGACCGGACGTACATGATCCGAAATGATATCGCATATGGTCCCAGAACATTTGCCGGAGCGGTGGCAGTTGCAAAGATGCTGCATCCTGAAGCTGCATCAGATCTGAGTGTGCGTGCGGTGCTGGATGAGTATAATGCCAGGTTTGGTCTGAATGTTTCTGCCGGGCAGGTTGTCTACCCCGCCTCGCCGAAAATCTAA